In one Vanacampus margaritifer isolate UIUO_Vmar chromosome 11, RoL_Vmar_1.0, whole genome shotgun sequence genomic region, the following are encoded:
- the ccdc80 gene encoding coiled-coil domain-containing protein 80, translating into MWRLFTLTLALMCLLTWASEVDRHSHRIRAQLRRRPRLGRPQVGREGRGRQVARVRPGFGSAISVHSYEKGEGVQADEGTPTVGGAQGRRMLGARRGAGGRPQAGMLQDERAPRSRARVTRMPSSAGSPNLLASFAGKNRVLVISAPHDSDGYYRLMMSLLKSDVYCELAERHVQQIVMFHQEGEMGGKVRRITTEGKVMEEPLDTTLIPRLMSFLKLEKGKFGMVLLKKTLQVEERYPYPVRLEAMYEVIDQSPMRRLEKIRQKGFVQKCKGAGVEGQVEAGTLTVSTPVEGKPAKKFLRKSTTTTSAATTATTTTRPTTTRPTTTTATTRATTTTTRATTTTTRATTTKATTTTRRSTTKRTTTTTLTPTKPHTQNVLLPAPRTTEDPYYYNQKEREHYPAKTTPSGDNHTDKDSKDPRIHKLVPVTRKPSKIKPTRKKNGGEKMLTNEYEDKYEAGKPTVIYPEEVDSFGDVSPTRKAKAKHDKKKKSEKAAKKAERRGGKAGKEGKGGGKKNGKKLSKYPEKEDYPKPTKKPTPPPKGSLVSFLDYFENRRRLLLVTSPSEEDKMYAQQRDEYLESVCEMAIRKVSIITIFGSLVNSTMKIDHFQLENDKPMKGLRQEDLVNQDLITELRKEFSMIHDDFHMVLTDNDMRVKQSYEVPIAMKAVFNYIDTFSSRIREMEQQKRDGVVCKKEDKPRSLENFLSRFRWRRRLFIISTPNDEEWAYQQQLYGLGSQACNLGLRHISILKLVGTEVLDMGGVLELYPFNGSATVEREGLSAMLVKDIRNYFQISPEYFSMLLVGKDGNVKSWYPSPMWSMAIIYDLVDSMQLRRQEMAIQQSLGMRCPEDEYGGYGYHQHGYEHGYQDRYHQGYGY; encoded by the exons ATGTGGCGGCTTTTCACTCTCACGTTGGCGCTAATGTGTCTCCTGACATGGGCAAGCGAGGTCGACAGGCACAGCCATCGCATTCGCGCGCAGTTGCGCCGGCGACCCAGGCTGGGGCGCCCGCAGGTGGGCAGAGAAGGCAGGGGGCGCCAAGTTGCGCGTGTGCGCCCCGGATTCGGTTCTGCCATATCCGTGCATAGCTACGAGAAGGGTGAAGGTGTACAGGCGGATGAGGGCACACCAACAGTTGGTGGAGCGCAAGGCAGAAGGATGCTGGGGGCAAGAAGAGGGGCCGGGGGGCGCCCCCAGGCAGGGATGCTGCAAGACGAGCGTGCCCCCCGATCGAGGGCCAGGGTGACGCGGATGCCCAGCAGCGCCGGTTCGCCCAACCTGCTAGCCAGTTTCGCTGGCAAAAACCGAGTCTTGGTGATCTCGGCGCCTCACGATTCCGATGGATATTACCGGCTAATGATGTCCTTGCTGAAATCCGACGTGTACTGCGAGCTGGCAGAGAGGCACGTCCAGCAGATCGTCATGTTCCACCAAGAGGGCGAGATGGGCGGCAAGGTGCGAAGGATAACTACTGAGGGCAAAGTGATGGAAGAGCCACTGGACACCACTCTCATCCCGAGACTTATGAGCTTCCTCAAACTGGAGAAAG GTAAATTTGGGATGGTGCTGCTGAAAAAGACCCTGCAGGTGGAGGAGAGATACCCGTACCCTGTGAGGCTGGAGGCCATGTATGAGGTCATCGACCAATCACCGATGAGGAGGCTGGAGAAGATTCGCCAAAAAGGCTTTGTCCAGAAATGTAAAGGAGCCGGCGTTGAGGGTCAAGTGGAGGCGGGCACGCTTACTG TGAGCACACCTGTAGAAGGAAAACCAGCAAAGAAATTCCTAAGAAAGTCCACAACAACTACATCTGCGGCCACCACAGCAACGACAACTACTCGGCCAACAACAACCCGGCCAACTACCACGACCGCGACAACTAGAGCCACAACCACGACAACAAGAGCCACAACCACGACAACAAGAGCCACAACCACCAAGGCCACGACAACCACACGAAGATCCACCACCAAACGAACCACCACCACAACCCTGACACCAACTAAACCCCACACCCAGAACGTGCTACTTCCTGCCCCCAGAACAACAGAGGACCCATATTACTACAACCAAAAGGAGCGGGAGCATTACCCCGCCAAAACCACCCCGTCTGGAGACAATCACACGGACAAGGACAGCAAAGATCCACGCATCCACAAGCTGGTGCCCGTCACAAGAAAACCATCCAAGATCAAACCCACCAGGAAAAAGAACGGAGGGGAGAAG ATGCTAACAAATGAGTATGAGGACAAGTATGAAGCCGGAAAGCCTACCGTCATTTATCCCGAGGAGGTCGACAGCTTTGGCGACGTCAGTCCCACGAGGAAGGCAAAGGCCAAGCatgacaaaaagaagaagagcgaAAAGGCGGCCAAGAAGGCAGAGAGGAGGGGAGGAAAGGCCGGCAAAGAAGGCAAAGGTGGTGGGAAGAAGAACGGAAAGAAGCTGTCAAAGTACCCTGAGAAAGAGGACTACCCGAAGCCCACGAAAAAGCCCACGCCTCCTCCTAAGGGATCGCTGGTGTCCTTCTTAGACTACTTTGAGAACCGGAGACGACTTCTG CTGGTGACATCACCCAGCGAGGAGGACAAGATGTATGCCCAGCAAAGGGATGAGTACTTGGAGTCTGTGTGCGAGATGGCCATCCGGAAAGTTTCCATTATCACCATCTTCGGCTCACTCGTCAACTCCACCATGAAAATTGACCACTTCCAGTTAG AGAATGACAAGCCGATGAAGGGACTTCGTCAGGAGGACCTAGTGAACCAGGATCTGATCACTGAGTTGAGGAAGGAGTTCAGCATGATCCACGATGACTTCCACATGGTCCTCACTGACAATGACATGAGAGTCAAG caatCCTACGAGGTTCCCATTGCCATGAAAGCCGTGTTCAACTACATCGACACATTCTCCTCCCGCATCCGAGAGATGGAGCAGCAGAAGCGAGATGGTGTCGTTTGCAAGAAAGAGGACAAGCCCAGATCGTTAGAGAATTTCCTCTCAAG GTTTCGCTGGAGGCGACGTCTCTTTATCATCTCCACCCCCAACGATGAGGAGTGGGCCTATCAGCAGCAGCTTTATGGCCTGGGCAGTCAGGCCTGTAACCTGG gttTAAGGCACATCTCCATTCTAAAGTTGGTTGGGACAGAGGTGTTGgacatgggtggagttttggAACTTTATCCTTTTAATG GAAGCGCTACGGTGGAGCGCGAAGGCCTGTCAGCCATGCTGGTCAAGGACATAAGGAACTACTTTCAGATCAGCCCAGAGTACTTTTCCATGCTGCTGGTGGGCAAGGACGGCAACGTCAAGTCCTGGTACCCCTCGCCCATGTGGTCCATGGCCATCATCTACGACCTGGTGGACTCCATGCAGCTGCGCCGGCAGGAAATGGCCATCCAGCAGTCGCTGGGAATGCGCTGCCCCGAGGACGAGTATGGAGGGTACGGCTACCACCAGCACGGGTACGAGCACGGCTATCAGGACAGGTATCACCAGGGCTACGGTTACTAG
- the slc35a5 gene encoding UDP-sugar transporter protein SLC35A5 isoform X2: protein MACCRSCPRLCSRSSVYTLALGLSFVALGTSRILLLKFAANADNKYDFLPASVNMLAEALKLFFCLVMSARVFIQEGRTCRDLGSSSASSLLTTLKWAIPAFLYFLDNLIIFYVMTYLQPAMAVLFSNFVILTTAVLFRLVLKRRLSWVQWAALVILFLSIVSLTMGSGEGQKSGGSVLGVHSSPLSAPSNSCLLYTQLLEQMKNSSTSASWVSMLPGQAWRDNLVEKLRSLGVGHILLLLQCFISAMANIYNEKILKEGDQLTESIFIQNSKLYAFGVVFNGLTLITGQESRGLTVHCGLFYGHNIYSLALVVFTGSNTRNAERRIQRFQTTSSVHSSVEGESAALPPTHILAGPQTPLSAELGIAIATKNIFGVI, encoded by the exons ATGGCGTGCTGCCGTTCCTGCCCCCGGCTGTGCTCCCGCTCATCGGTCTACACACTGGCCCTGGGCTTAAGTTTTGTCGCCCTCGGCACAAGTCGGATCCTGCTGCTTAAATTCGCAGCTAATGCTG ACAACAAATATGACTTCCTCCCAGCATCTGTCAACATGTTGGCGGAGGCGCTCAAGCTGTTTTTCTGCCTCGTGATGTCTGCCAGGGTGTTTATTCAAG AGGGACGCACCTGCAGAGATCTGGGCTCCTCTTCTGCCTCCTCGCTCCTCACCACTTTGAAATGGGCCATCCCTGCATTCCTTTACTTTCTCGACAACCTCATCATTTTCTACGTGATGACCTACTTGCAGCCT GCAATGGCAGTCCTCTTCTCCAACTTTGTAATTCTCACCACTGCTGTTCTCTTCAGACTCGTCCTCAA GAGGCGCCTGTCCTGGGTGCAGTGGGCGGCATTGGTCATACTCTTCCTGTCCATTGTCTCTCTGACAATGGGGTCGGGTGAGGGCCAGAAGTCAGGCGGGTCAGTGCTGGGAGTCCACTCGAGCCCCCTGTCCGCGCCGTCCAACTCCTGCCTGCTGTACACACAGCTACTCGAGCAGATGAAGAACAGCAG CACCAGTGCTTCGTGGGTGTCGATGCTGCCCGGCCAGGCTTGGCGGGACAACCTGGTGGAAAAGCTCCGCTCACTGGGCGTAGGCCACATTCTGCTCCTGCTGCAGTGCTTCATCTCAGCCATGGCCAACATTTACAACGAGAAGATCCTGAAGGAAGGAGACCAGCTCACGGAGAGCATCTTCATTCAGAACAGTAAACT GTATGCCTTCGGTGTGGTGTTTAATGGTCTGACCCTCATTACTGGACAAGAGTCTCGAGGCCTCACTGTCCACTGTGGCCTGTTTTATGGACACAACATCTACTCTCTAGCCCTGGTGGTCTTCACTG GAAGCAACACCCGGAATGCTGAGCGTCGTATCCAACGCTTCCAAACCACATCCAGCGTTCATTCCTCAGTCGAGGGTGAATCCGCTGCGCTCCCACCCACCCACATCCTCGCAGGTCCACAGACGCCGCTGTCAGCAGA GCTTGGAATCGCAATTGCAACTAAGAACATCTTTGGAGTCATTTAA
- the slc35a5 gene encoding UDP-sugar transporter protein SLC35A5 isoform X1, with product MACCRSCPRLCSRSSVYTLALGLSFVALGTSRILLLKFAANADNKYDFLPASVNMLAEALKLFFCLVMSARVFIQEGRTCRDLGSSSASSLLTTLKWAIPAFLYFLDNLIIFYVMTYLQPAMAVLFSNFVILTTAVLFRLVLKRRLSWVQWAALVILFLSIVSLTMGSGEGQKSGGSVLGVHSSPLSAPSNSCLLYTQLLEQMKNSSTSASWVSMLPGQAWRDNLVEKLRSLGVGHILLLLQCFISAMANIYNEKILKEGDQLTESIFIQNSKLYAFGVVFNGLTLITGQESRGLTVHCGLFYGHNIYSLALVVFTATLGLSVAFILKFRDNMFHVMTNQITTVLVTALSLFLFDFRPSVEFFLQAPVVLLAIFIYNASRPRDLEYSLQQEKLRVINGEVLKRSRGDGEELELLTKTNTDSDSEESSL from the exons ATGGCGTGCTGCCGTTCCTGCCCCCGGCTGTGCTCCCGCTCATCGGTCTACACACTGGCCCTGGGCTTAAGTTTTGTCGCCCTCGGCACAAGTCGGATCCTGCTGCTTAAATTCGCAGCTAATGCTG ACAACAAATATGACTTCCTCCCAGCATCTGTCAACATGTTGGCGGAGGCGCTCAAGCTGTTTTTCTGCCTCGTGATGTCTGCCAGGGTGTTTATTCAAG AGGGACGCACCTGCAGAGATCTGGGCTCCTCTTCTGCCTCCTCGCTCCTCACCACTTTGAAATGGGCCATCCCTGCATTCCTTTACTTTCTCGACAACCTCATCATTTTCTACGTGATGACCTACTTGCAGCCT GCAATGGCAGTCCTCTTCTCCAACTTTGTAATTCTCACCACTGCTGTTCTCTTCAGACTCGTCCTCAA GAGGCGCCTGTCCTGGGTGCAGTGGGCGGCATTGGTCATACTCTTCCTGTCCATTGTCTCTCTGACAATGGGGTCGGGTGAGGGCCAGAAGTCAGGCGGGTCAGTGCTGGGAGTCCACTCGAGCCCCCTGTCCGCGCCGTCCAACTCCTGCCTGCTGTACACACAGCTACTCGAGCAGATGAAGAACAGCAG CACCAGTGCTTCGTGGGTGTCGATGCTGCCCGGCCAGGCTTGGCGGGACAACCTGGTGGAAAAGCTCCGCTCACTGGGCGTAGGCCACATTCTGCTCCTGCTGCAGTGCTTCATCTCAGCCATGGCCAACATTTACAACGAGAAGATCCTGAAGGAAGGAGACCAGCTCACGGAGAGCATCTTCATTCAGAACAGTAAACT GTATGCCTTCGGTGTGGTGTTTAATGGTCTGACCCTCATTACTGGACAAGAGTCTCGAGGCCTCACTGTCCACTGTGGCCTGTTTTATGGACACAACATCTACTCTCTAGCCCTGGTGGTCTTCACTG CGACCCTGGGCCTCTCCGTGGCCTTCATCTTGAAATTCCGGGACAACATGTTCCACGTGATGACAAACCAGATCACCACCGTCCTGGTGACCGCCCTCTCGCTCTTCCTCTTTGACTTCCGGCCCTCTGTGGAATTCTTCCTGCAGGCCCCCGTGGTGCTGCTGGCCATCTTTATCTACAATGCCAGCCGGCCCCGGGACCTAGAGTATAGCCTGCAGCAGGAAAAGCTGCGGGTCATCAACGGGGAGGTGTTAAAGAGGTCCAGAGGG GATGGTGAGGAGCTGGAGCTGCTGACCAAGACCAACACAGACAGCGACTCTGAAGAGTCCTCTTTGTAG
- the slc35a5 gene encoding UDP-sugar transporter protein SLC35A5 isoform X3 yields the protein MACCRSCPRLCSRSSVYTLALGLSFVALGTSRILLLKFAANADNKYDFLPASVNMLAEALKLFFCLVMSARVFIQEGRTCRDLGSSSASSLLTTLKWAIPAFLYFLDNLIIFYVMTYLQPAMAVLFSNFVILTTAVLFRLVLKRRLSWVQWAALVILFLSIVSLTMGSGEGQKSGGSVLGVHSSPLSAPSNSCLLYTQLLEQMKNSSTSASWVSMLPGQAWRDNLVEKLRSLGVGHILLLLQCFISAMANIYNEKILKEGDQLTESIFIQNSKLYAFGVVFNGLTLITGQESRGLTVHCGLFYGHNIYSLALVVFTARQPCHERRWMHLQGQAASACRLWIQHHNHSSASFFAV from the exons ATGGCGTGCTGCCGTTCCTGCCCCCGGCTGTGCTCCCGCTCATCGGTCTACACACTGGCCCTGGGCTTAAGTTTTGTCGCCCTCGGCACAAGTCGGATCCTGCTGCTTAAATTCGCAGCTAATGCTG ACAACAAATATGACTTCCTCCCAGCATCTGTCAACATGTTGGCGGAGGCGCTCAAGCTGTTTTTCTGCCTCGTGATGTCTGCCAGGGTGTTTATTCAAG AGGGACGCACCTGCAGAGATCTGGGCTCCTCTTCTGCCTCCTCGCTCCTCACCACTTTGAAATGGGCCATCCCTGCATTCCTTTACTTTCTCGACAACCTCATCATTTTCTACGTGATGACCTACTTGCAGCCT GCAATGGCAGTCCTCTTCTCCAACTTTGTAATTCTCACCACTGCTGTTCTCTTCAGACTCGTCCTCAA GAGGCGCCTGTCCTGGGTGCAGTGGGCGGCATTGGTCATACTCTTCCTGTCCATTGTCTCTCTGACAATGGGGTCGGGTGAGGGCCAGAAGTCAGGCGGGTCAGTGCTGGGAGTCCACTCGAGCCCCCTGTCCGCGCCGTCCAACTCCTGCCTGCTGTACACACAGCTACTCGAGCAGATGAAGAACAGCAG CACCAGTGCTTCGTGGGTGTCGATGCTGCCCGGCCAGGCTTGGCGGGACAACCTGGTGGAAAAGCTCCGCTCACTGGGCGTAGGCCACATTCTGCTCCTGCTGCAGTGCTTCATCTCAGCCATGGCCAACATTTACAACGAGAAGATCCTGAAGGAAGGAGACCAGCTCACGGAGAGCATCTTCATTCAGAACAGTAAACT GTATGCCTTCGGTGTGGTGTTTAATGGTCTGACCCTCATTACTGGACAAGAGTCTCGAGGCCTCACTGTCCACTGTGGCCTGTTTTATGGACACAACATCTACTCTCTAGCCCTGGTGGTCTTCACTG CCAGGCAACCATGCCATGAGCGTCGTTGGATGCATCTTCAAGGGCAAGCTGCGTCTGCGTGTAG ATTGTGGATCCAGCACCACAACCACTCAAGCGCCTCCTTTTTTGCAGTGTAA